The Euphorbia lathyris chromosome 3, ddEupLath1.1, whole genome shotgun sequence genome contains a region encoding:
- the LOC136224529 gene encoding ribosome-inactivating protein luffaculin 1-like: MKITCLVIATWLFCNVTIGSSLIYPTSKLTTDGISVGSYQSFITDVRSNLKSGATSHDILLLRKSSEITNKNMFVEVELSYYDTKLEKKIAITLALYALNSYVIGYKSETRSFFFKEAPSAAQNLLFDGTTKKPVEVYTTYDKLADRSKIMLSTGALKKSIGILHDFDGININTALKESLVVVIQMVAEATRFKLIENHIEFNLTYGYTPKGDTITYENAWDPLSEQIQLSGSDGKFKTPVQVQNADYSFKNISSVQQVKSDITILLVKGSKETIGDVIFGDISATEVVEESLVI; this comes from the coding sequence ATGAAAATTACTTGCCTTGTAATTGCAACATGGTTATTCTGCAACGTCACAATTGGTTCGTCGCTGATTTATCCTACAAGCAAATTAACTACTGACGGAATCAGCGTCGGAAGCTACCAGAGTTTCATTACCGACGTACGAAGCAATTTAAAAAGTGGTGCTACAAGCCACGATATTTTGTTACTCCGAAAATCATCGGAAATTACTAACAAAAATATGTTTGTTGAGGTCGAGCTTTCTTATTATGATACGAAACTCGAGAAGAAGATCGCAATCACTCTAGCACTATATGCTCTTAATTCATATGTGATTGGGTATAAATCGGAAACTCGATCATTCTTCTTCAAGGAGGCTCCATCCGCAGCTCAAAATCTCCTTTTCGACGGAACAACAAAGAAACCCGTAGAAGTGTATACCACTTATGATAAGTTAGCGGATAGATCGAAAATCATGTTGTCGACGGGAGCATTGAAGAAATCAATCGGTATACTCCATGATTTCGATGGGATAAATATTAACACCGCATTGAAAGAGAGTCTTGTTGTTGTTATACAAATGGTTGCAGAGGCTACAAGATTCAAACTCATTGAGAACCATATCGAGTTTAATTTGACATATGGGTACACACCGAAAGGCGACACAATTACCTATGAAAACGCTTGGGATCCTCTGTCGGAACAAATCCAGCTATCTGGTTCGGATGGGAAATTTAAAACACCGGTTCAAGTGCAAAATGCAGACTATTCTTTCAAAAACATAAGTAGTGTTCAACAAGTAAAATCGGATATTACAATCTTGCTCGTCAAAGGGTCCAAAGAAACAATTGGCGATGTGATATTCGGAGATATTTCTGCTACGGAAGTTGTGGAAGAGTCGCTAGTGATCTGA